Proteins from a single region of Salipiger sp. H15:
- a CDS encoding phosphopantetheine-binding protein — protein sequence MTVKDKVIEIIAEQAVLEPSDVTMDSTLEDLGIDSLGLVESIFAIEEAFDISVPFNANEPEQSDFDISSVSTIVAGIEKLVAEQTA from the coding sequence ATGACTGTGAAAGACAAGGTCATCGAGATCATCGCCGAACAGGCGGTTCTCGAACCCTCGGACGTGACCATGGACAGCACGCTCGAGGACCTGGGGATCGACAGCCTTGGTCTTGTCGAAAGCATCTTCGCCATCGAGGAAGCCTTCGACATCTCGGTTCCGTTCAACGCCAACGAGCCCGAACAGAGCGATTTCGACATCTCCTCGGTGTCGACCATCGTCGCCGGGATCGAGAAGCTGGTGGCCGAGCAGACCGCGTGA
- a CDS encoding UDP-3-O-(3-hydroxymyristoyl)glucosamine N-acyltransferase produces the protein MSLDSIVESHSIAQIAAALGLTAEGDTQIRVTSVAEPAQAGADQLALAMKPEFAAQIGEGKARAAMLWEGADWQGMGLQAAILAPRPRHALSGLSAMLDRGNGYGAGIHPSASIDPTAEIGEGVSVAAFTVIGARAKIGARSVIGPQVFIGEDATIGEDAMIHSGVRIGARCTIGARFFGQFNASIGGDGFSFVTPEVSGVEKARASLGEEGTQVAQQWARIHSLGAVTIGDDCEVGANATIDRGSVRDTKIGNGTKIDNLVMIGHNVVVGDNTLICGCCGIAGSTKIGNNVVLAGQTGVSDNIFIGDNVITGGGTTVLSNIPAGRVMLGYPAMKMESHVETYKGLRRLPRLFKEVAELKKSVSKLTGNE, from the coding sequence ATGTCCCTAGACAGCATCGTTGAAAGCCACAGCATCGCACAGATCGCCGCCGCGCTCGGCCTGACGGCCGAGGGCGACACCCAGATCCGCGTCACCTCGGTCGCCGAACCGGCGCAGGCCGGTGCGGACCAGCTGGCGCTGGCCATGAAACCCGAGTTCGCCGCGCAGATCGGCGAGGGCAAGGCGCGCGCCGCCATGCTCTGGGAAGGCGCCGACTGGCAGGGGATGGGGCTGCAGGCCGCGATCCTCGCGCCGCGCCCGCGCCACGCCCTGTCGGGCCTTTCGGCCATGCTCGACCGTGGCAACGGCTACGGCGCCGGCATCCACCCCAGCGCCAGCATCGACCCCACCGCCGAGATCGGCGAGGGTGTCTCGGTCGCGGCCTTCACGGTGATCGGCGCCCGCGCGAAGATCGGCGCGCGCTCGGTCATCGGCCCGCAGGTCTTCATCGGCGAGGACGCGACCATCGGCGAGGACGCGATGATCCATTCCGGCGTGCGCATCGGCGCGCGCTGCACCATCGGCGCGCGCTTCTTCGGCCAGTTCAACGCCAGCATCGGCGGCGACGGCTTCAGCTTCGTCACCCCCGAGGTCTCGGGCGTCGAGAAGGCGCGCGCGAGCCTCGGCGAGGAGGGCACGCAGGTCGCGCAGCAATGGGCGCGCATCCACTCGCTCGGCGCGGTCACCATCGGCGACGACTGCGAGGTCGGCGCCAATGCCACCATCGACCGCGGCTCGGTGCGCGACACGAAGATCGGCAACGGCACCAAGATCGACAACCTCGTGATGATCGGCCACAACGTGGTTGTGGGCGACAACACGCTGATCTGCGGCTGCTGCGGCATCGCGGGCTCGACGAAGATCGGCAACAACGTCGTTCTGGCCGGCCAGACGGGCGTGTCGGACAATATCTTCATCGGCGACAACGTGATCACCGGCGGCGGTACCACGGTGCTGTCCAACATCCCCGCGGGCCGCGTCATGCTCGGCTACCCGGCGATGAAAATGGAAAGCCACGTCGAGACTTACAAGGGACTGCGCAGATTGCCACGGCTCTTCAAGGAAGTCGCCGAGCTCAAGAAATCTGTTTCCAAGCTCACCGGGAATGAGTAA